One Desulfobulbus oligotrophicus DNA segment encodes these proteins:
- a CDS encoding HEAT repeat domain-containing protein: MRLYPSTNPQVQRSNDFFFKTFSALLTHQTTERSVTIACSDGRLLICGEHLTDKDHARPQIQGLITLFNRLQIHSLTFHEAFTTRECSFFVELLSSFLAEKEASRSIASLLSEADITSVTVDTMKYVVLREGEQVVNEELIGSGLDISDEELTNFILEHGAQEMIPGVSSTLVDQLIGQLSATGTISDEQSEDINKTVIDLLQQLSQEPGAAAHDQKIAGIANHLAGLDPSVLAQLVAHLPITADTDSVLSTIFNRIPPEHLHSLLSNLTLQHILSPQGDVRQHPMTADNALSWITHLEQTGPPDVSKAIAQNIDARQLLLNPDTPISQLPEHLLQRLRQPEWSAPVITAAARQVSDPQAHTEGQTDFAAFNRMLAHYEQLLSKEQQTRVARQAGAELASMEGIALGNILAQRFKGLFGEQLYSQVLNQVSDQLLDETIEHLTPKQLNRMVATLISDIPLQIGKDKDPGFKPVDDILFKRLAQTRRGPELSKAIAQNIDARQLLLNPDTPISQLPEHLLQRLRQPEWSAPVITAAARQVSDPQAHTEGQTDFAAFNRMLAHYEQLLSKEQQTRVARQAGAELASMEGIALGNILAQRFKGLFGEQLYSQVLNQVSDQLLDETIEHLTPKQLNRMVATLISDIPLQIGKDKDPGFKPVDDILFKRLAQTRRGPELSKAIAQNIDARQLLLNPDTPISQLPEHLLQRLRQPEWSAPVITAAARQVSDPQAHTEGQTDFAAFNRMLAHYEQLLSKEQQTRVARQAGAELASMEGIALGNILAQRFKGLFGEQLYSQVLNQVSDQLLDETIEHLTPKQLNRMVATLISDIPLQIGKDKDPGFKPVDDILFKRLAQTRRGPELSKAIAQNIDARQLLLNPDTPISQLPEHLLQRLRQPEWSAPVITAAARQVSDPQAHTEGQTDFAAFNRMLAHYEQLLSKEQQTRVARQAGAELASMEGIALGNILAQRFKGLFGEQLYSQVLNQVSDQLLDETIEHLTPKQLNRMVATLISDIPLQIGKDKDPGFKPVDDILFKRLAQTRRGPELSKAIAQNIDARQLLLNPDTPISQLPEHLLQRLRQPEWSAPVITAAARQVSDPQAHTEGQTDFAAFNRMLAHYEQLLSKEQQTRVARQAGAELASMEGIALGNILAQRFKGLFGEQLYSQVLNQVSDQLLDETIEHLTPKQLNRMVATLISDIPLQIGKDKDPGFKPVDDILFKRLAQTRRGPELSKAIAQNIDARQLLLNPDTPISQLPEHLLQRLRQPEWSAPVITAAARQVSDLAETTTSNDALATFEQLLTRCDSLFDPAQQVLIASQVASQLITLDEKSLGRLLVHKYKSLFGDQLYRQVISRLSEDKLEKLITHIKTLAESSGSEQGDLKDTEVEKTFQKLQQTARKEKMRSLVALYQAKKKATEEKRQTTVQTGLHSLLQGDLRALNKKALLEALPTIIHDLLNSNEEKKADDLLMQLAIGTQNPEPSISRNAFTALAAVSEQFVNMGQWERLKRLLPALQRGLQTGGISEQAAEQVTVAIGALTKQYLTEKRYTQAAETAQILRSLTAHTATDDPVDPSVRQHAAAALKKLSTVPTLEHLLELYLHSETHQEAAARLLGELGTESAEYQLQQLMDSDSRFERKRLLSLIKQTGNPALSILLEQLQKDPPWFVVRNIIRLLGDIGTPELFTTIQPFIHHSDVRVQEEVLNASVKIGNEDLKDFLLQTLQTADNTLKPKVVQLIATHHDERFVRPLTELLESTKSFAGKGEHDLQLAICRTLGNIGSRRAGASLTRVAESKTMLGIAGYSDEVRQAAVTALKQIRKATEQRSLEESAAIDRGPSKETTPPSSLPAAETVTEQEAAIFQLADEGKRESAIQQLVDLISATAQAGDFKTAERLRERIYEIDGMALGPIIRTGELIEQAKMGTIKEEDKEIWATLRKHLTAQEFQTIYHELNEQQYKPEDTIVSQGDKNDALFFITQGSVKVSHRVGTRELFITTLNRGEMVGENFFTPSVWTATLTSLTPSRVHVLPQAALAAWQEQFPGLRGKLHTYYLANNTIRTTLEKKGLERRTDHRYSLSRKIQVQPINNLEKPIGRGFRAETIDISLGGLAFLIRISRQENARLLLGRKMQIVLPVGGKIQFMHLKGLVIGIQPFQVLENDFSVHFKFDQPLASQALQNILG, translated from the coding sequence ATGCGGCTTTATCCAAGCACCAACCCGCAGGTCCAGCGGAGCAATGACTTTTTCTTTAAGACATTCAGTGCACTCCTGACGCATCAGACAACAGAAAGATCAGTCACCATTGCCTGTTCAGACGGCAGGCTGCTTATCTGCGGAGAACATCTCACAGACAAAGACCACGCTCGCCCGCAGATCCAGGGTCTGATCACCCTTTTTAACCGGTTGCAGATTCATTCACTCACCTTCCATGAAGCGTTCACCACCAGAGAATGCAGCTTCTTTGTTGAACTTCTTTCTTCATTCTTAGCGGAAAAAGAGGCGAGCAGATCTATAGCCTCATTGTTATCCGAAGCGGATATTACCTCTGTCACCGTTGATACCATGAAGTATGTTGTCCTCCGTGAAGGCGAACAGGTCGTTAACGAGGAACTGATCGGATCCGGACTTGATATCAGCGACGAAGAGTTGACCAATTTTATCCTTGAGCATGGTGCTCAGGAAATGATCCCGGGTGTTTCGTCGACATTGGTTGATCAACTCATCGGTCAACTGTCGGCTACAGGGACTATTTCAGACGAACAGTCCGAAGATATCAACAAAACAGTCATCGATCTTTTACAACAACTGAGTCAGGAACCCGGAGCTGCTGCACATGACCAGAAAATAGCCGGTATCGCAAACCACCTGGCAGGCCTTGATCCTTCAGTGCTCGCACAACTTGTTGCTCATCTGCCAATCACAGCGGATACCGACAGTGTTTTAAGTACGATCTTCAACCGCATTCCACCTGAACATCTTCATTCCTTACTTTCAAATCTCACCCTGCAGCACATCTTGTCACCCCAGGGAGATGTGCGGCAGCATCCCATGACTGCTGACAATGCACTCTCCTGGATTACACACCTGGAACAGACAGGTCCGCCTGATGTCAGCAAGGCCATTGCCCAGAACATCGATGCACGACAGCTGCTGCTTAACCCGGACACACCGATCAGCCAGCTGCCCGAACACCTGCTCCAACGCCTCAGACAGCCGGAGTGGTCGGCACCGGTTATCACGGCCGCAGCCAGACAGGTCAGTGATCCGCAGGCCCACACAGAAGGCCAGACTGATTTTGCCGCCTTTAACCGCATGCTTGCCCACTACGAACAGCTGCTGAGCAAGGAGCAGCAGACCCGGGTTGCCCGGCAGGCTGGAGCTGAACTGGCCTCCATGGAAGGCATTGCACTGGGCAATATCCTGGCCCAGCGGTTCAAGGGACTCTTTGGCGAGCAGCTCTACTCCCAGGTCCTCAACCAGGTGTCAGACCAGCTGCTGGACGAGACCATTGAACACCTCACCCCCAAGCAGCTCAACCGCATGGTTGCCACCCTGATCAGCGACATCCCGCTGCAGATCGGTAAAGACAAGGATCCCGGCTTCAAGCCTGTTGATGATATCCTGTTCAAGCGGCTGGCACAGACCAGGCGGGGACCGGAGCTCAGCAAGGCCATTGCCCAGAACATCGATGCACGACAGCTGCTGCTTAACCCGGACACCCCGATCAGCCAGCTGCCCGAACACCTGCTCCAACGCCTCAGACAGCCGGAGTGGTCGGCACCGGTTATCACGGCCGCAGCCAGACAGGTCAGTGATCCGCAGGCCCACACAGAAGGCCAGACTGATTTTGCCGCCTTTAACCGCATGCTTGCCCACTACGAACAGCTGCTGAGCAAGGAGCAGCAGACCCGGGTTGCCCGGCAGGCCGGAGCTGAACTGGCCTCCATGGAAGGCATTGCACTGGGCAATATCCTGGCCCAGCGGTTCAAGGGACTCTTTGGCGAGCAGCTCTACTCCCAGGTCCTCAACCAGGTGTCAGACCAGCTGCTGGACGAGACCATTGAACACCTCACCCCCAAGCAGCTCAACCGCATGGTTGCCACCCTGATCAGCGACATCCCGCTGCAGATCGGTAAAGACAAGGATCCCGGCTTCAAGCCTGTTGATGATATCCTGTTCAAGCGGCTGGCACAGACCAGGCGGGGACCGGAGCTCAGCAAGGCCATTGCCCAGAACATCGATGCACGACAGCTGCTGCTTAACCCGGACACCCCGATCAGCCAGCTGCCCGAACACCTGCTCCAACGCCTCAGACAGCCGGAGTGGTCGGCACCGGTTATCACGGCCGCAGCCAGACAGGTCAGTGATCCGCAGGCCCACACAGAAGGCCAGACTGATTTTGCCGCCTTTAACCGCATGCTTGCCCACTACGAACAGCTGCTGAGCAAGGAGCAGCAGACCCGGGTTGCCCGGCAGGCCGGAGCTGAACTGGCCTCCATGGAAGGCATTGCACTGGGCAATATCCTGGCCCAGCGGTTCAAGGGACTCTTTGGCGAGCAGCTCTACTCCCAGGTCCTCAACCAGGTGTCAGACCAGCTGCTGGACGAGACCATTGAACACCTCACCCCAAAGCAGCTCAACCGCATGGTTGCCACCCTGATCAGCGACATCCCGCTGCAGATCGGTAAAGACAAGGATCCCGGCTTCAAGCCTGTTGATGATATCCTGTTCAAGCGGCTGGCACAGACCAGGCGGGGACCGGAGCTCAGCAAGGCCATTGCCCAGAACATCGATGCACGACAGCTGCTGCTTAACCCGGACACACCGATCAGCCAGCTGCCCGAACACCTGCTCCAACGCCTCAGACAGCCGGAGTGGTCGGCACCGGTTATCACGGCCGCAGCCAGACAGGTCAGTGATCCGCAGGCCCACACAGAAGGCCAGACTGATTTTGCCGCCTTTAACCGCATGCTTGCCCACTACGAACAGCTGCTGAGCAAGGAGCAGCAGACCCGGGTTGCCCGGCAGGCCGGAGCTGAACTGGCCTCCATGGAAGGCATTGCACTGGGCAATATCCTGGCCCAGCGGTTCAAGGGACTCTTTGGCGAGCAGCTCTACTCCCAGGTCCTCAACCAGGTGTCAGACCAGCTGCTGGACGAGACCATTGAACACCTCACCCCAAAGCAGCTCAACCGCATGGTTGCCACCCTGATCAGCGACATCCCGCTGCAGATCGGTAAAGACAAGGATCCCGGCTTCAAGCCTGTTGATGATATCCTGTTCAAGCGGCTGGCACAGACCAGGCGGGGACCGGAGCTCAGCAAGGCCATTGCCCAGAACATCGATGCACGACAGCTGCTGCTTAACCCGGACACACCGATCAGCCAGCTGCCCGAACACCTGCTCCAACGCCTCAGACAGCCGGAGTGGTCGGCACCGGTTATCACGGCCGCAGCCAGACAGGTCAGTGATCCGCAGGCCCACACAGAAGGCCAGACTGATTTTGCCGCCTTTAACCGCATGCTTGCCCACTACGAACAGCTGCTGAGCAAGGAGCAGCAGACCCGGGTTGCCCGGCAGGCCGGAGCTGAACTGGCCTCCATGGAAGGCATTGCACTGGGCAATATCCTGGCCCAGCGGTTCAAGGGACTCTTTGGCGAGCAGCTCTACTCCCAGGTCCTCAACCAGGTGTCAGACCAGCTGCTGGACGAGACCATTGAACACCTCACCCCAAAGCAGCTCAACCGCATGGTTGCCACCCTGATCAGCGACATCCCGCTGCAGATCGGTAAAGACAAGGATCCCGGCTTCAAGCCTGTTGATGATATCCTGTTCAAGCGGCTGGCACAGACCAGGCGGGGACCGGAGCTCAGCAAGGCCATTGCCCAGAACATCGATGCACGACAGCTGCTGCTTAACCCGGACACACCGATCAGCCAGCTGCCCGAACACCTGCTCCAACGCCTCAGACAGCCGGAGTGGTCGGCACCGGTTATCACGGCCGCAGCCAGACAGGTCAGTGATCTTGCAGAAACAACCACTTCCAATGACGCATTAGCCACTTTTGAGCAGCTCCTCACTCGTTGCGACTCTCTGTTCGACCCTGCACAACAAGTCCTCATTGCCTCGCAAGTTGCCTCACAACTGATTACTCTCGATGAAAAAAGTCTCGGCCGGCTTTTGGTGCATAAATATAAAAGCCTTTTTGGCGACCAGTTGTATCGTCAGGTCATCAGCCGGTTATCGGAAGATAAACTGGAAAAACTGATAACACACATCAAGACACTTGCCGAAAGTTCCGGCAGCGAACAGGGTGATCTCAAGGACACGGAGGTGGAAAAAACCTTTCAAAAACTTCAACAAACAGCTCGTAAAGAGAAGATGCGAAGTTTGGTTGCCCTGTACCAGGCCAAGAAAAAAGCAACCGAGGAAAAACGCCAAACTACTGTACAGACAGGTTTACATTCCCTTCTCCAGGGCGACCTCAGGGCTCTCAATAAAAAGGCACTCCTGGAAGCGCTGCCAACAATCATTCATGACCTGCTCAACAGCAACGAAGAGAAGAAAGCTGACGACCTGCTCATGCAGCTGGCCATCGGTACACAAAATCCTGAACCGTCAATCAGCCGGAACGCCTTCACCGCACTGGCAGCCGTCAGTGAGCAGTTCGTCAACATGGGCCAATGGGAGCGATTAAAAAGGTTGTTACCGGCCTTACAGCGCGGGTTACAAACAGGAGGCATCAGCGAACAGGCCGCAGAGCAGGTTACCGTCGCCATTGGTGCCCTGACCAAACAGTATCTGACAGAAAAACGATATACCCAGGCAGCGGAGACAGCACAGATCCTTCGCTCGCTTACCGCACACACAGCAACCGACGATCCTGTTGATCCCTCTGTTCGCCAACACGCGGCAGCAGCACTCAAAAAACTGAGTACTGTACCGACACTGGAACATCTGCTCGAGCTGTATCTCCACTCTGAAACTCATCAGGAGGCTGCAGCGCGATTGCTTGGTGAACTGGGAACCGAATCAGCAGAGTACCAATTACAGCAGCTGATGGACAGCGACAGTCGGTTTGAACGGAAAAGGTTGTTGAGTCTGATCAAACAAACAGGAAACCCGGCCTTATCCATTCTACTGGAGCAGCTGCAGAAAGATCCTCCATGGTTTGTGGTCCGCAACATTATTCGCTTACTTGGAGATATCGGTACCCCCGAGCTCTTTACCACTATTCAACCGTTTATCCATCATTCAGACGTTCGTGTCCAGGAAGAGGTCCTCAACGCGTCAGTAAAAATCGGCAACGAAGATCTTAAAGATTTTCTGCTCCAGACCCTTCAGACAGCGGACAACACCTTAAAGCCTAAAGTGGTTCAGCTCATTGCCACGCACCATGACGAGCGATTTGTTCGACCATTAACCGAACTGCTGGAAAGCACGAAATCCTTTGCAGGTAAAGGTGAACATGATCTGCAACTGGCTATCTGTCGAACGCTGGGGAACATCGGTTCAAGACGTGCAGGAGCTTCGCTGACACGGGTGGCGGAAAGTAAAACCATGCTTGGAATCGCTGGTTACAGTGATGAGGTTCGCCAGGCAGCTGTAACCGCCCTGAAACAGATACGAAAGGCAACTGAGCAACGGTCGCTGGAAGAATCTGCAGCCATCGACAGAGGGCCTTCTAAAGAGACAACACCGCCATCATCCCTTCCTGCCGCTGAGACGGTGACGGAACAGGAAGCCGCCATTTTTCAGCTTGCTGATGAAGGCAAACGAGAATCAGCCATACAACAGCTAGTCGATCTTATTAGTGCTACTGCCCAAGCCGGAGATTTTAAAACCGCTGAACGACTCAGAGAACGTATCTATGAAATAGACGGCATGGCACTCGGCCCTATTATACGCACTGGTGAACTTATTGAGCAGGCAAAGATGGGTACAATCAAAGAAGAAGACAAGGAGATATGGGCAACCTTACGAAAGCATCTTACAGCCCAGGAATTTCAGACAATCTACCATGAACTCAATGAACAGCAGTATAAACCGGAAGATACGATCGTCAGCCAGGGTGACAAAAACGATGCCCTCTTTTTCATCACCCAGGGCAGCGTCAAAGTCTCTCATCGTGTTGGGACACGGGAGTTATTTATAACTACGTTGAACCGTGGAGAGATGGTCGGAGAAAACTTCTTTACACCATCTGTCTGGACCGCAACCCTGACTTCATTGACACCATCAAGAGTACACGTTTTACCTCAAGCCGCATTAGCTGCGTGGCAAGAGCAGTTTCCAGGTTTGCGTGGCAAACTGCACACCTACTACCTTGCCAATAACACCATACGTACAACGCTGGAGAAAAAAGGGCTGGAGCGGCGAACCGATCATCGTTACTCTCTTTCACGTAAAATCCAGGTTCAGCCGATCAACAACCTGGAAAAACCTATCGGCCGTGGATTTCGTGCCGAAACCATCGACATTTCGCTGGGTGGTCTGGCCTTTCTGATCCGGATATCCCGTCAGGAAAATGCACGGCTTTTACTCGGCAGAAAAATGCAGATCGTTCTTCCGGTTGGCGGTAAAATCCAATTCATGCATTTAAAAGGCCTGGTCATCGGTATTCAGCCGTTTCAGGTTTTAGAAAACGACTTTTCCGTTCATTTCAAATTCGACCAACCTCTTGCATCACAGGCATTGCAGAACATTTTAGGATAA